The window CAATAAATGGCTTAACTGGGAAAATCATGTGAATACTTCATTCATTTTCCATCATTCTGGAGAACACCCTTTTGGACCCTTTTGTTTGTATATAAACCTTGTTGTCAGATTTCTCTGTGGTGATGCCTTGCTGTGCCTATAAATACtgttgataatattttgaatgtAGTGTGAATTGTTTGAACTGAATAACTGCAATGCAAGGATGAATAGTGGAGAGTTTTTCTTGGCTCATACTGAGCTTTAGGGAGTGACTTTGTGTGCTGGTAGAGTTGGTCTGTGTAAAGGTGTAAAGGCCACGAGTCCATGTTGCCATATTTGACAGAAATCTGTGCATTTTCCTCTTGCCTCCACCAAGAACCTGAAAAAAATGTCTGTTATGGTTTAGTCCAACATCCTCACCTTAGGGTGGCACAGTTTCTCTGTGGAAGAAAAGCCTCTACAGAATTATGATTTAAATTAATCATTTTTTTACAGTTATCTGAAGGTGGTTAGCTTGCCAATTTACAGTAAAGGCCCTTTTACATAGGACGTGGTATGTGTAAAAGAGACttaacaaaatcaaatataattATATTTTGGAGAGATTATGGTTTAAGTTGTAGTagtatcttttttttccatctggcTCTCCTGTTTGTATTCACTGTCTTAGATGACTTATTATAATCTCTTCCTCTTAAGGCCCAAACAGAGATGGCACCATTGGCGAGGACACCATCCGGGCATCTCTAATTTCTGCAGTGAGTGACAAGCTTCGCTGGAGAATGAAGGAGGAGATGGACAGAGCTCAGGCAGAGTTGGATGCCCTGAAGCGAACAGAAGAGGACCTGAAGAAAGGACATCAGAAACTGGAAGAGATGATCTCAAGACTGGACCAGGAAGTGGTGAGAGATGATCATACTTTCAGTGTTAaatctttctgtttgttttgttctctatTCACCACAGTTAACTGTTATAGCAGTCATTTTTGAGATTTGCTAAATATGTGCGATCATCACGATGTTTCCACTAGACTGAAGTTGACAGGAACATCGATCTGCTGAAGAGAAAAGACGAGGAGCTGAGCGAGGCCTTGGAGAAAATGGAAAACCAGTCGGAGAATAATGACATTGATGACGTCATTGTGCCCACAGCTCCATTGTACAAACAGATCCTGAACCTGTACGCTGAAGAGAATGCAATTGAAGACACAATCTTCTACCTGGGCGAAGCCCTCCGCAGGGGTGTCATAGACCTGGAAGTTTTTCTCAAGGTAACCAGATCTAGATAGCTGCTAGCACATATAAACAGAAACAAGTATACAGACACTTTAACCTacctgcctctttttttttctgttatagcATGTACGTCTTCTGTCCAGGAAGCAGTTCCAGCTTCGTGCTCTTATGCAAAAAGCCCGCAAGACTGCTGGGCTTAGTGACCTCTACTGACCCACGCTTACTACCTAGAAACATTCATATCTTCATGCTCTCTTACTCTCTTCTATCATCTTGTATATCAACCAGCTGCTCTATTTTATAGTCTTATATTAAATTTATTCTGATAGAAATTTGAACAGCACCAACAAAGGAAAATTACATATTTGAATGGTAAATTGCAGCCATAGTTGTAGCTAGACAGTTTAGATTTTAAACTAACCAAACACTCCTTTGAGGTCATTGTGTAAGGACATGACCTAAACATGAGAGGGTTATTTTTGTGACCAaatattaaaagcaaaaaacactGTCATGACCTTAAATTTGGCCTAAAACTAAAGCTTACAGGTTCTGTTGGCAATTTCTTTGCCATAACACATGATTTGGCTAGTAAGTACAGATGGTAGGGGCTAAAAGTGAAGAGCTTTGTAGAGAGCCCATATGATCACTCCCTTTTGTAATGAAAAGATGTGTCTGTAAATACACAGGAGTACTTTTCAGGAAGGGAAGGGTTCATCCTCAGGATTTCTGTTCATGTTTCAGTAGCCATGAAGTTATATCCATTAACCTGAACCGATTTGTTTGGGTCAGACATTCAGCTTTAATTTGAGCTCTTATCCCACTTGCACACACTACTATTACTACATGATTTTCCATTTGTATGTCTCCTTatggagggtgtgtgtgtgtgtgtgtgtgtgtgtgtgtgaggttcTTTCAGTGTGTGGCGGCTGCTTGTTATACCCTTTGACTGCTTTAACCAGTCAATCatgtacatttttttgtttcactcTGTAGAGGGTCTCTAAGGTAGATGGCAGGCTTGGCGTACATTACTGGATCATAAAGGAATTTCTGCATTGtatctgatttattttcttttttcccatgCTGTCCATTCTCATTCTCAGTCCTGCTGAGAAGGTTAAAGTAAACATAAGTTAAAAATTTGTGAATAAAACTGGGTGTTAAGAGGTACAAAAGTAGACAAATGTACTAATCAAAACTTTAACTTATGtaaagggttttgtttttttttcttgaatttaGCCTTTTACTAAATGCACTTTGAATTGTATtatagattttttgttttttctcagtttaaccATAGGCAACTTGCTCTTTTATGTAAAGATGTAAATCAGTACAAATAAATTGATTTAATAGGTCATCTCTTTTTGGTCatgtcattaatgtggcttGCATAATTGATATTATTCAGCGATTTTCTGTGTTGCACAACCAAAAGGTAGCGCTGGTTCAGAGTGGGTTGTGTACCAACTTGAAGATTGGTGCTCTAGTCTGTACACCAAAGGCCAAAATAATGAACTATAATTTCCCCCACTGGTTTGTAGAACTGCCTTCTGTAAGAAAACTGCTCTTAACACAGACCACTTATGAAGCCAGTGGTAGTTACACATTAAAATGCTAGCGTTTGTGAGCAGGTAGAATAGTATGAATACGAGTAATTTAAAGGCAAGTTGAATATTTTGACGTCTTGCATGAAAAGCTCAGATCAGCCTCATATTGGGCAACAGCTACTGACCCAGCAGCTCCGCAAACAAACAAATTGACCCCCAACTCCAGGTTTGATGGCAAATGCAGGACAGAACACAGGACAAACTTGAATCATCTTGGCAGATTTATTTGACGTTACAGCAAACAGCTCAATATCCAGCTGCCATGACATGTTTCCCAGTAATTTATCGATAAATCCTCTTTAATATTGTAACATTAATACATAAATAGATCTAACATTTATAAAtagaatttgttttttaatgttcttttcCAGAGTCAGGTGgcgtaaaaaaacaaaaccttgtTAGAACATTTAGGGtacacaaactttttttttttttttttttttaaatggactgtaGCAGTCTTATGATTCATAACCAAACCCTTTTCCACTGGCTCTCTGTTATATTATGGCAGtcactttatttttaatcagaTGTAAACtttgccagtttttttttttttgtgcgccataaaatttgctttttaaagtattttgtcaGTGCACTTGTGGTTAGGCTTTTTAAGAAGGCTTCAGTACCAAGCAAGTTTATGGAAGTCTGCTTTACTATAATATAAGGTACTTTGGTATCACAAGTTTTTGGACCAGTGACGTATGCAGCAGTGTTACTGTGGGTGAATAGGAAGCCCTCCTCATACAGAATGGAATGTCTCCGTTATACTCCAAGATATAAACAGAGATTACCAAGTGGAGAAACATAACTTTAACGGCCACATAATGCATACAGACTGACCTAGGAGTGTACAGAAAAAGCAGTAACAGTACTCGtaacatacagtacacagaatatatatatgcacaaaGACTGCATGATTTCAGAGAGGACAAATGGATGACAAATACTTGCTCTCCAACACAGGCTGACTTCTAAGGATACAAGTATGAGTTTCCAAAAATTCAGTCATGGACGATCAAGGCCAGGTTGAAGGAAGCAAAGGAAAATGACACCTGTATGTGAATCTCTCAAAAGTAAAACCCAGCTTTGAGTGGTTTAGTTACAAGCACTTGGCCTTTTAAGAAATTCACAGGTGACATCAACCAATTACAATGAGAGACACAAGAGGGAAACTAGGAGGGAGTCAAATGGTGTCTGGTGTCATTTTAGGGACAACTGGAGAATTCAGAGTAGTGCTCTTCACAGAGTGAGCTCCTTCTGTACACCCCACAGGGTCTCAGCACTCTTCACCAGCTGCTTCTCCTCCTCAGGCTTCAGCGTCATGTGAATGACATCTGTCAAGCCACTGTTGCCCAGGACACAAGGGATACTCAGGAAGACTTCCTCCTTCACTCCATGCATGCCCTATACAGTAAAAGGCAAGGAAATGAATAGTTACAAGCTGACCTTGTCACATCTGCAGGAAGtatagcattttatttttcagcaagtgaaaaaaaataaagacttcTCATCTACCTGGACAAGTGTAGACACAGGGTGCACTTTGTGCAGATTCTTCATGATACTTTCCACTAGGTCAGCAACAGACATACCAATGGCCCAGGAAGTGTAGCCCTTCAGCTTGATAACCTCGTAGGCTCTGCAGCATGgacaagaaataaaaatgagcatGGCATATAACAGACTGAAAGGAGAAATGTGTCATGctgtgtgattttaaaaaaaagaaaaaaaaattgtttgtaGTAGACATTGGTTGTAGCCACTGGTATTTGTTTGAAAAACTTAAATTTGACAAGTTGCCCATAAGAGTttgaaaacagataaaaaattacattttttttttttaataataaattattgaactgcctttaaaagaaaagacaaatgaGTTCTACTAGCCATACAGAGGTGCACGTTTGCAGATACCATTTCTTCTGTTGAAACATAATACATGTGCATTTCTCTCATCTTTGTAAAGATAAGTGTGAAATGATAAGCCTCAACTGGGACACAAAGAACATTGTATTTGACATGGCTGAACTCTAAAAACCCAGCTATTACAATACAAGTCTACTGATTGGCAGACAAATGATGGCGCAATATTAACCTTTCTGCAAAGAGTTGCATCATACAACTTTCAGACATGCCAATACAGATAATGGGTCATACGGCATCATTACTGATATTTATGGAATCAGCGTTTACCATTGTCAGGCATTTCAGTTAGACACAGGAGTGTAAGAGAGCAAGTGAGCTTCAGTCTGACACAGCCTCTCATGGGGAATAGTATAGTCACTGTATACATGCTGTAAAAATCTGTATACAGTGGAgtctgcaaataaataaattgcaacACTCACCCATCAACCACCATCTTGTGCACTGCCTTCCAGTCCTCTGGGTCACCCTCAGCCCCCATCTTTGGGTTGAGGCCTTGAAGAGAAACTCCAGCAATGTTCACACCACTCCACACAGGCACTATGAGAAAGAAATACACCCCACTGAAATAGGAAATTCTGAACTGTACATGACAGTATACATTTCACAAATAATGTCGCAAGCGTACCACTAGAGTCTCCATGCTCTCCGATGATCCAACCATGGCAGCTAGAAGGATGCAGGTGGAGCTTCTCTCCCATGATGTGGCGGAAACGTGCAGAGTCAAGGTTAGTGCCAGAGCCAATCACACGGTGACGGGGGAAGCCACTCAGTTTCCAGGCAACATAGGTCAGGATGTCCACTGGGAAGGAGCCAAATAAGAAATTATCAGCCATTAATCTGCCTCGAACAGGAATTGGACCATATAAACCCCACATGATGTAGACTCCTTGTCTAACCTGGGTTGGAGACCACCATCAGGATGCAGTTGGGGCTGTACTTGACGATGTTGGGGATGATAAACTTGAAGATGTTAACGTTACGCTGCACCAGATTGAGACGGCTCTCGCCCTCCTGCTGGCGGGCACCTGCAGTCACTACCACCACCTTAGAGTTGGCTGTCACACTGTAGTCTGTGAAGagatggaggagaaaaaaagaagttgtATTCCACTCCAGGTTACTCAGTAAGTAAAGTAAATAACAGTTTGTCAATTCTCACCTTTATCAGCTACAATCTTGTGCGTCTTAAGGAAGAGGGATCCGTGCTGCAGGTCCATCGCCTCACCCTTCAACTTGTCCTCCATCACATCAACCAGGGCCAGCTCATCACACAAGTCctaattattatattatagGTCATTTtaacaaccaaacaaacttCACATAATGCATAATACAGCAAACGCATCATTTCTGGTAAATGTCATTGGATCTGATAAATCTATTGCTCTAGCCATCACAACCTTTACGTCTGTTCCAGTGAAATCCTCTTGTGTAAACCTTTTTCAATCCCCAAATAAGGCTAGTAGCAATCTTCTTAATTTCAACAAGTTTATTCCCCTCCCACCCTTCTTACCTTGAGGAGGATACTGACAGCAGTGGCCATGCCCACCATGCCAACACCCACTACAGTCACTTTGCACCTGCTGCCAACAGGCTCCTCCTTCATAACATGGCCAATGAGCTTCTCCTTGGTGGTCATCTATTAAAAGTaaagataaaaggaaattaAGGATATGAGACAAGACTGTAAGGACGCCATGCAGAAGTATAAAGGGGAAGAGAATGAAGGgaaaaggtttttttgtttgtttttttttttttgggggggggggggggggggtgtaagtAAACAGAGGGGAATGAGAGAGCGAGACGCATAATCTATGAAGCAATCTGAATGTGTGGTTACTAGTTGGCTCACAAAAAAAGTTTCCATGACTACTTTCACATCCCACAATGAGTCAAGCCtggattttactttttatttcatCATTACAGAactgaaaatgtcattttcatttGAACACTTTCATTAAGGTTGAGAGATGGAGCTTTAAAGAGCCTCTCCTTGCATCCATGGCAACCACTGCTTGTGAAAGCACTGCAGCTTGCCTCTGTGCAACAGGGAACATCCCCAGATgacctcacacatgcacacacatttccTGGCTCCACCACCGGCGTGACTAGGCACAGTTTCCACTGAGACGTGTAGATGAGCACGTATGGCCAAGTACAGGGCCATATTAATGCACTGAGACACCTACTAGAGCTCACTTGAACCCTCTTTAAAGTGTATGAATGTGACCTTACATCTTCCATGATTTATGTCCTCGGTAAAGCTTTCCCAAACGGGTTTATGGTGCCAATTGCTCCCTTCTAGTCTTAAATGCTGCGCCGTTTAGAGAAGATTGAGGATAAAGCAGCCTCTGCATTAGGGTGCGGCTTACTTTTGAATGAGCATCCACTAGTGTACAAGTGACCAGTGTCCATGAGCTGCCAGGCATCCATCAGTTTACTTGAAACAAACAAGATGGCTGGAGCCAGAATGTCAGTCTAACATCAAGGTGACCATCTACAGGTTGTATATACAGTTTGCTCAAAATGTAGTAATGTAATCCATACAACATGTACCAGCATTTGGCCCTGTTATAATCTAGGATTATTGCCAGTGTTCTATATGGGACAGTGTTTCACTGCTGTGCTCCACAAACCAGGCAAACTGCTTCCTTAGTTGCCTGAATAAGAGGACGACTTTTAGTAGCTGGAAGAGTATAATGGGACATTACACACAGTCCTAGTGTTATCATGTTTCCCAACATTATTGTGCTCATTTGGTTAATTCTTTTGCCAGCAGGCCACTAAAGGCTATACAGGGTGTCAGGTAACGGCTGCCGTTCAGCATCTTAGTTACAATGCTGCTGCACATCTCTTGTCCACATCTGAATTCAAGAAAAAACAGTTGTTGAATTTAAGTCCTGGAAAAGCTTTACCGCCCTGCAGTCGTCATATAACCAGACATTAATAGTTTCCCCACAGTCTGTATCTGTCAAATATTTATCCACAACTCTGTGCCAAGAATGGTCCGATGAATCAGACAAAGCCGACAACGCAGGACGGCATTTCTGGCAAAGCCATAAAACACCAACAAGACAATTAAAGACACTGTGTCCCTGCGATAGGATAGGCAAGCACGCCCAAGCGCAGTAAATTTCAAGGGCCAGGGTCATTTATAGCTGTTGGAAGATGGTCGCCACCGGCGGCAGTAGGCATGCGTAACCACTGCGCATTTTACGTCACCAAAACCGAGCGCCTCAATCACGGAGATGGATTCAAACAGAAAGAACATAAAAAGGTTGTTTTTATACGTCGGCGAGTCggaatatttcctgtttttattacattttatacaaCCGGGCGAATAAAATACTCCGTAATAGCCCACAAGTAACTATGCATCTGCAGAATGCCCAAGACAACCTGTTACCTCTGCTTGACTTGTTTACTTAAGCTAtaaggaaaataaagaaataatactGCCAGAAATCTTAATTGATTTGATCTGCAGCTGAACCCAATTAATACTGATTGCACATCGTCACGCCCCTGTCTGTCTTCTAGCACGCGGTTTGAGAGATTCagcttttaaaatctttaaataaaaacGAGTTATTGCAGCAAAACAGTCTTCGGAGAGTCCTGGGtgcagatgatgtggtgtgTAGAGTCAGAGTAACCGACGACCCATCTTACCTTGAAGGTTTCAAAGAAACGGGTGAAAACAGGAGTTGGAATGTGTCAGCTCCACACTAACGCTCTTTGACTGAAATGGTGTGGGGGTGTCTCCCTGTATTTAAAGACAGCCTCCGGCGTGGACGTTACGTACCTACATATTAATGAGGTCGGATGGTTGTGTGGGCAAACCCGTGTTGAATGGCACGTCCACGGCAGGATGCGGTACTGAGGTCTGGTATAATCTGCTCTGTGTCCTTTAATATTTTCAGGCAGCTTGCATTTAAAACGATGGAAAACACGCACTCCGTTCTCGCCTGTGATAGATTAACGCACAGGTTACAGTGTAAGGCGAAAGTACAGGGACGCACTGCGCAGTCTGTCACAGTCCGCACATAGAAGAAATAGTTCCCACCTAAATTACTTCAAAAAGCCTCAGTGCTGGTTTCTAATGCAGTTCTGTCATCCACACTGACACTTTAACAGATACTGATTTTAAATGAGGGTAGCAACATTCTCAACATAGCATTATAACCACGGCTTGGTTGCCGGACGTGAGTGGATATTTCGTGACAATAATAAGGGAATTTGTGTTAAAAGTGTGTAAGTCACCGAGATAAATATCACGTGGCTGTtaatttaacataaaatgtTACGGTTTTGATTTGAGGATAGCCTTTCATAGGCCGCCCATGTGGCTGTGACTGGAAGGAAACAGTGACTGTGTCGTCATACAGTCAG is drawn from Pelmatolapia mariae isolate MD_Pm_ZW linkage group LG7, Pm_UMD_F_2, whole genome shotgun sequence and contains these coding sequences:
- the ldha gene encoding L-lactate dehydrogenase A chain gives rise to the protein MTTKEKLIGHVMKEEPVGSRCKVTVVGVGMVGMATAVSILLKDLCDELALVDVMEDKLKGEAMDLQHGSLFLKTHKIVADKDYSVTANSKVVVVTAGARQQEGESRLNLVQRNVNIFKFIIPNIVKYSPNCILMVVSNPVDILTYVAWKLSGFPRHRVIGSGTNLDSARFRHIMGEKLHLHPSSCHGWIIGEHGDSSVPVWSGVNIAGVSLQGLNPKMGAEGDPEDWKAVHKMVVDGAYEVIKLKGYTSWAIGMSVADLVESIMKNLHKVHPVSTLVQGMHGVKEEVFLSIPCVLGNSGLTDVIHMTLKPEEEKQLVKSAETLWGVQKELTL